One genomic segment of Sminthopsis crassicaudata isolate SCR6 chromosome 4, ASM4859323v1, whole genome shotgun sequence includes these proteins:
- the SNX11 gene encoding sorting nexin-11 isoform X5, producing the protein MKTNSKAFTAKTSCVRRRYREFVWLRRQLQRNAGLVPVPELPGKSTFFSNSDEFIEKRRQGLQHFLEKVLQNVVLLSDSQLHLFLQSQLSIPEIEACVQGRSPMTVADAILHYAMSNCGWVQEENMSSPQLAMGDQRKSCCFIRKPGAQASSSPLQNEEKDQLTMWAPVVDPVASHLESSSLPLPTSSSNWDFVQSDERTSASQAWKRVEEDHPVHSSYDMDSESGQLETV; encoded by the exons ATGAAG ACCAACAGCAAGGCCTTTACTGCCAAGACATCTTGTGTGCGTCGCCGATATCGGGAATTTGTTTGGCTGAGAAGACAACTCCAGAGAAATGCTGGCTTAGT GCCTGTACCTGAACTCCCTGGAAAATCTACCTTCTTTAGCAACTCAGATGAATTTATTGAGAAGCGGCGACAAGGTCTTCAGCACTTCCTAGAAAA AGTCCTGCAGAACGTGGTCCTCCTGTCCGACAGCCAGCTGCACCTCTTCCTACAGAGCCAGCTGTCAATACCAGAGATTGAAGCCTGTGTCCAAGGCCGGAGCCCCATGACCGTAGCTGATGCCATTCTCCACTATGCCATGTCTAACTGTGGCTGGGTCCAGGAAGAGAACATGAGTTCTCCTCAGCTGGCAATGGGAGACCAGCGCAAGAG TTGCTGTTTTATCCGAAAACCTGGTGCTCAAGCCTCTTCATCACCTCTCCAGAATGAGGAGAAGGACCAGTTAACAATGTGGGCTCCTGTAGTTGATCCTGTGGCTTCTCACTTGGAAagttcctctcttcctcttccaacTTCATCTTCAAACTGGGACTTTGTGCAGTCTGATGAAAGGACCAGTGCCTCCCAGGCCTGGAAGAGAGTTGAAGAAGATCACCCAGTCCACTCATCTTATGACATGGACTCAGAATCTGGCCAGTTGGAAACGGTCTGA
- the SNX11 gene encoding sorting nexin-11 isoform X4, translated as MGSSYRMLENQEQETNSKAFTAKTSCVRRRYREFVWLRRQLQRNAGLVPVPELPGKSTFFSNSDEFIEKRRQGLQHFLEKVLQNVVLLSDSQLHLFLQSQLSIPEIEACVQGRSPMTVADAILHYAMSNCGWVQEENMSSPQLAMGDQRKSCCFIRKPGAQASSSPLQNEEKDQLTMWAPVVDPVASHLESSSLPLPTSSSNWDFVQSDERTSASQAWKRVEEDHPVHSSYDMDSESGQLETV; from the exons ATGGGCTCTTCCTATAGGATGCTGGAGAATCAAGAACAGGAG ACCAACAGCAAGGCCTTTACTGCCAAGACATCTTGTGTGCGTCGCCGATATCGGGAATTTGTTTGGCTGAGAAGACAACTCCAGAGAAATGCTGGCTTAGT GCCTGTACCTGAACTCCCTGGAAAATCTACCTTCTTTAGCAACTCAGATGAATTTATTGAGAAGCGGCGACAAGGTCTTCAGCACTTCCTAGAAAA AGTCCTGCAGAACGTGGTCCTCCTGTCCGACAGCCAGCTGCACCTCTTCCTACAGAGCCAGCTGTCAATACCAGAGATTGAAGCCTGTGTCCAAGGCCGGAGCCCCATGACCGTAGCTGATGCCATTCTCCACTATGCCATGTCTAACTGTGGCTGGGTCCAGGAAGAGAACATGAGTTCTCCTCAGCTGGCAATGGGAGACCAGCGCAAGAG TTGCTGTTTTATCCGAAAACCTGGTGCTCAAGCCTCTTCATCACCTCTCCAGAATGAGGAGAAGGACCAGTTAACAATGTGGGCTCCTGTAGTTGATCCTGTGGCTTCTCACTTGGAAagttcctctcttcctcttccaacTTCATCTTCAAACTGGGACTTTGTGCAGTCTGATGAAAGGACCAGTGCCTCCCAGGCCTGGAAGAGAGTTGAAGAAGATCACCCAGTCCACTCATCTTATGACATGGACTCAGAATCTGGCCAGTTGGAAACGGTCTGA
- the SNX11 gene encoding sorting nexin-11 isoform X1 has product MHLRWSPLMGSSYRMLENQEQEELITVRVQDPRVQNEGSWNSYVDYKIFLHTNSKAFTAKTSCVRRRYREFVWLRRQLQRNAGLVPVPELPGKSTFFSNSDEFIEKRRQGLQHFLEKVLQNVVLLSDSQLHLFLQSQLSIPEIEACVQGRSPMTVADAILHYAMSNCGWVQEENMSSPQLAMGDQRKSCCFIRKPGAQASSSPLQNEEKDQLTMWAPVVDPVASHLESSSLPLPTSSSNWDFVQSDERTSASQAWKRVEEDHPVHSSYDMDSESGQLETV; this is encoded by the exons ATGGTCCCCTCTGATGGGCTCTTCCTATAGGATGCTGGAGAATCAAGAACAGGAG GAATTGATTACTGTAAGGGTCCAGGATCCCCGAGTACAGAATGAAGGTTCTTGGAATTCCTATGTGGACTACAAAATATTCCTCCAT ACCAACAGCAAGGCCTTTACTGCCAAGACATCTTGTGTGCGTCGCCGATATCGGGAATTTGTTTGGCTGAGAAGACAACTCCAGAGAAATGCTGGCTTAGT GCCTGTACCTGAACTCCCTGGAAAATCTACCTTCTTTAGCAACTCAGATGAATTTATTGAGAAGCGGCGACAAGGTCTTCAGCACTTCCTAGAAAA AGTCCTGCAGAACGTGGTCCTCCTGTCCGACAGCCAGCTGCACCTCTTCCTACAGAGCCAGCTGTCAATACCAGAGATTGAAGCCTGTGTCCAAGGCCGGAGCCCCATGACCGTAGCTGATGCCATTCTCCACTATGCCATGTCTAACTGTGGCTGGGTCCAGGAAGAGAACATGAGTTCTCCTCAGCTGGCAATGGGAGACCAGCGCAAGAG TTGCTGTTTTATCCGAAAACCTGGTGCTCAAGCCTCTTCATCACCTCTCCAGAATGAGGAGAAGGACCAGTTAACAATGTGGGCTCCTGTAGTTGATCCTGTGGCTTCTCACTTGGAAagttcctctcttcctcttccaacTTCATCTTCAAACTGGGACTTTGTGCAGTCTGATGAAAGGACCAGTGCCTCCCAGGCCTGGAAGAGAGTTGAAGAAGATCACCCAGTCCACTCATCTTATGACATGGACTCAGAATCTGGCCAGTTGGAAACGGTCTGA
- the SNX11 gene encoding sorting nexin-11 isoform X2 — protein sequence MGSSYRMLENQEQEELITVRVQDPRVQNEGSWNSYVDYKIFLHTNSKAFTAKTSCVRRRYREFVWLRRQLQRNAGLVPVPELPGKSTFFSNSDEFIEKRRQGLQHFLEKVLQNVVLLSDSQLHLFLQSQLSIPEIEACVQGRSPMTVADAILHYAMSNCGWVQEENMSSPQLAMGDQRKSCCFIRKPGAQASSSPLQNEEKDQLTMWAPVVDPVASHLESSSLPLPTSSSNWDFVQSDERTSASQAWKRVEEDHPVHSSYDMDSESGQLETV from the exons ATGGGCTCTTCCTATAGGATGCTGGAGAATCAAGAACAGGAG GAATTGATTACTGTAAGGGTCCAGGATCCCCGAGTACAGAATGAAGGTTCTTGGAATTCCTATGTGGACTACAAAATATTCCTCCAT ACCAACAGCAAGGCCTTTACTGCCAAGACATCTTGTGTGCGTCGCCGATATCGGGAATTTGTTTGGCTGAGAAGACAACTCCAGAGAAATGCTGGCTTAGT GCCTGTACCTGAACTCCCTGGAAAATCTACCTTCTTTAGCAACTCAGATGAATTTATTGAGAAGCGGCGACAAGGTCTTCAGCACTTCCTAGAAAA AGTCCTGCAGAACGTGGTCCTCCTGTCCGACAGCCAGCTGCACCTCTTCCTACAGAGCCAGCTGTCAATACCAGAGATTGAAGCCTGTGTCCAAGGCCGGAGCCCCATGACCGTAGCTGATGCCATTCTCCACTATGCCATGTCTAACTGTGGCTGGGTCCAGGAAGAGAACATGAGTTCTCCTCAGCTGGCAATGGGAGACCAGCGCAAGAG TTGCTGTTTTATCCGAAAACCTGGTGCTCAAGCCTCTTCATCACCTCTCCAGAATGAGGAGAAGGACCAGTTAACAATGTGGGCTCCTGTAGTTGATCCTGTGGCTTCTCACTTGGAAagttcctctcttcctcttccaacTTCATCTTCAAACTGGGACTTTGTGCAGTCTGATGAAAGGACCAGTGCCTCCCAGGCCTGGAAGAGAGTTGAAGAAGATCACCCAGTCCACTCATCTTATGACATGGACTCAGAATCTGGCCAGTTGGAAACGGTCTGA
- the SNX11 gene encoding sorting nexin-11 isoform X3: protein MHLRWSPLMGSSYRMLENQEQETNSKAFTAKTSCVRRRYREFVWLRRQLQRNAGLVPVPELPGKSTFFSNSDEFIEKRRQGLQHFLEKVLQNVVLLSDSQLHLFLQSQLSIPEIEACVQGRSPMTVADAILHYAMSNCGWVQEENMSSPQLAMGDQRKSCCFIRKPGAQASSSPLQNEEKDQLTMWAPVVDPVASHLESSSLPLPTSSSNWDFVQSDERTSASQAWKRVEEDHPVHSSYDMDSESGQLETV, encoded by the exons ATGGTCCCCTCTGATGGGCTCTTCCTATAGGATGCTGGAGAATCAAGAACAGGAG ACCAACAGCAAGGCCTTTACTGCCAAGACATCTTGTGTGCGTCGCCGATATCGGGAATTTGTTTGGCTGAGAAGACAACTCCAGAGAAATGCTGGCTTAGT GCCTGTACCTGAACTCCCTGGAAAATCTACCTTCTTTAGCAACTCAGATGAATTTATTGAGAAGCGGCGACAAGGTCTTCAGCACTTCCTAGAAAA AGTCCTGCAGAACGTGGTCCTCCTGTCCGACAGCCAGCTGCACCTCTTCCTACAGAGCCAGCTGTCAATACCAGAGATTGAAGCCTGTGTCCAAGGCCGGAGCCCCATGACCGTAGCTGATGCCATTCTCCACTATGCCATGTCTAACTGTGGCTGGGTCCAGGAAGAGAACATGAGTTCTCCTCAGCTGGCAATGGGAGACCAGCGCAAGAG TTGCTGTTTTATCCGAAAACCTGGTGCTCAAGCCTCTTCATCACCTCTCCAGAATGAGGAGAAGGACCAGTTAACAATGTGGGCTCCTGTAGTTGATCCTGTGGCTTCTCACTTGGAAagttcctctcttcctcttccaacTTCATCTTCAAACTGGGACTTTGTGCAGTCTGATGAAAGGACCAGTGCCTCCCAGGCCTGGAAGAGAGTTGAAGAAGATCACCCAGTCCACTCATCTTATGACATGGACTCAGAATCTGGCCAGTTGGAAACGGTCTGA